One stretch of Rhipicephalus sanguineus isolate Rsan-2018 chromosome 10, BIME_Rsan_1.4, whole genome shotgun sequence DNA includes these proteins:
- the LOC125760323 gene encoding uncharacterized protein LOC125760323 produces MTAEVKVLSYADDIAVFCKDRGSISEAVSVADKYCKWSGSALIWDKSAAFWHGTWDEKPEFFEKVKWSSVPTKYLGVPLQKYNDPSEYWNDETEKLREKANKWGGKNLSIFARSTVCNLFLAAKIWYVLQVLCMNRANVQKIHRIFATFVWASTWERTSRTNLFRSVKAGGLGLAHLFLRQIVSRFMFLRDQSHPFLRTMLQVRLCCYLPGFVVSTCCAGRSGIHGYLNEAVSAFNILKVRFSLQYLGVVTKRQLYKDLIDVMLPVPMYRAMYEKGQGKDVLKRVKIMVIRPSAKTFFFQLHTGTLPVKPWLQERGLFVPWSVNCLLCRKPESVDHIFLDCLDATFHWDILQPTLKKDLPLTPHGIRFLPVHSDSGIPYDMFMLLSMHAIWKSCMAFRHVDANARSVREYFIESIAYIRDAYNAREEQPEWLPVLNELVALKRF; encoded by the coding sequence ATGACGGCTGAGGTCAAAGTACTGTCCTACGCAGATGACATCGCTGTTTTTTGTAAAGACAGAGGGAGTATTAGTGAAGCAGTCAGTGTAGCAGACAAGTACTGCAAGTGGTCAGGCAGTGCCTTAATCTGGGATAAGAGTGCAGCTTTTTGGCATGGTACCTGGGACGAAAAGCCTGAATTTTTCGAAAAGGTTAAGTGGAgctccgtgccgacgaagtacctCGGTGTGCCACTGCAGAAATATAATGATCCCAGTGAATACTGGAACGACGAGACAGAAAAATTAAGGGAGAAAGCGAACAAGTGGGGAGGAAAAAACCTATCAATATTCGCGAGGTCAACAGTTTGCAACTTATTCTTAGCAGCCAAAATTTGGTATGTACTTCAGGTGCTGTGCATGAACCGCGCAAATGTACAGAAGATACACAGAATTTTTGCCACTTTTGTTTGGGCCTCCACGTGGGAACGCACGAGCCGTACAAATCTTTTCCGGTCAGTGAAAGCCGGTGGGTTGGGATTAGCCCACTTATTTCTAAGGCAGATTGTTTCCAGGTTTATGTTTCTGCGAGATCAGAGCCATCCTTTCTTACGTACTATGCTACAAGTTAGATTATGCTGTTATCTACCCGGATTTGTTGTATCCACTTGTTGTGCTGGGCGTAGCGGCATTCATGGTTATCTCAACGAAGCTGTTTCGGCTTTTAACATACTAAAAGTACGTTTTTCTTTACAGTACCTTGGTGTGGTGACAAAAAGACAATTATATAAAGACCTTATTGATGTAATGCTGCCTGTGCCGATGTATCGTGCGATGTATGAAAAAGGCCAGGGAAAAGACGTTCTTAAAAGGGTTAAAATAATGGTGATACGGCCATCAGCAAAGACCTTTTTCTTTCAGCTGCACACTGGTACACTTCCCGTAAAACCATGGCTGCAGGAAAGGGGCTTATTTGTTCCCTGGTCTGTTAATTGTCTCCTATGCCGCAAACCAGAGAGTGTCGATCACATTTTTTTGGACTGTTTGGATGCTACGTTTCATTGGGACATCCTACAACCAACTTTAAAAAAAGACTTACCTTTGACACCCCATGGAATCCGTTTCCTACCGGTTCACAGTGACAGTGGCATACCGTACGACATGTTTATGCTGTTAAGTATGCACGCTATTTGGAAATCATGCATGGCATTTCGGCATGTTGACGCGAATGCCCGTTCTGTCAGAGAATACTTCATTGAAAGTATAGCTTACATAAGAGATGCATACAATGCACGAGAAGAACAGCCGGAATGGCTCCCTGTACTGAATGAACTTGTAGCACTAAAGCgcttttaa